Proteins encoded by one window of Verrucomicrobiia bacterium:
- a CDS encoding nucleotidyl transferase AbiEii/AbiGii toxin family protein — MNAFGPVHYVELFHLLLLDQLGRRLDKRHFALKGGCNLRFFLKSIRYSEDMDLDAQTVPPDVLQERVRLILDSKPFGQILRANGLSVIHWTEPKQTDTTQRWKLSLRADGSSALLPTKLEFSRRGMPGEPRFEPVDPELNRAYRLAPIMASHYPMGIAYQQKVGALAQRPLTQARDVFDLYWLINSGVKTELPANLQRYCQKAQENAMAVTFATFKSQVLAYLSVSHREQYDSESVWETIQLTVAEALGGTGS, encoded by the coding sequence ATGAACGCGTTCGGGCCAGTGCATTATGTCGAGCTTTTCCACTTGCTGCTTCTCGATCAGCTTGGGAGAAGACTGGATAAGCGCCACTTCGCACTTAAAGGCGGATGCAATTTGCGTTTCTTCTTAAAAAGCATTCGCTATTCGGAAGACATGGACTTGGACGCGCAGACGGTGCCGCCCGATGTCCTGCAGGAGCGGGTCCGGCTGATTCTGGATTCGAAACCTTTCGGCCAGATTCTGAGAGCGAACGGGCTTTCGGTCATTCACTGGACCGAGCCGAAGCAGACCGACACGACCCAACGCTGGAAGCTGAGTTTGCGCGCTGACGGCTCGTCCGCGCTGCTGCCGACGAAGCTCGAGTTCTCCCGGCGTGGTATGCCGGGCGAACCGCGGTTCGAGCCGGTCGATCCCGAGCTAAACCGTGCCTACCGCCTCGCACCGATCATGGCCAGCCACTATCCGATGGGGATCGCCTACCAGCAAAAAGTTGGAGCGTTGGCGCAGCGCCCGCTGACGCAAGCGCGGGACGTGTTCGATCTTTACTGGTTGATCAACTCAGGCGTGAAGACAGAGCTTCCTGCGAACTTGCAGCGATACTGCCAAAAGGCGCAGGAGAATGCGATGGCCGTCACTTTCGCGACATTCAAAAGCCAGGTTTTGGCGTATCTGTCCGTGAGCCATCGGGAACAATACGACTCCGAGTCGGTTTGGGAGACCATCCAATTGACGGTAGCCGAGGCGTTGGGAGGCACTGGGTCATGA
- a CDS encoding type IV toxin-antitoxin system AbiEi family antitoxin domain-containing protein: MSLIETHARILQMGSNVFRTADAAAYLGRSNSAVSRLLARLARAGHLLRLRHGVWAVAGKLEPLALASHLTAPFPSYVSLQSALYFHGIISQIPNVIYAVSVGRTRVFRTPLGTVSIHHLQPEFFFGFEVTETAGVAMATPEKALLDYLYLRPARSNLFRALPELELPSRFNVKSARRMIQRIPSVRRRTLVARAFDKLTAGAAASSRQQ; this comes from the coding sequence ATGAGCTTGATCGAAACACACGCCCGGATTCTACAGATGGGGTCGAACGTGTTCCGCACCGCTGACGCCGCGGCGTATTTAGGCCGTTCCAACAGCGCGGTCAGCCGGCTGCTCGCGCGGTTGGCAAGGGCCGGCCACCTGCTGCGTCTGCGCCATGGGGTATGGGCGGTTGCGGGTAAACTGGAGCCGCTCGCCTTGGCAAGCCATCTCACCGCCCCCTTCCCCAGCTATGTGTCCCTCCAGAGCGCCCTGTATTTTCATGGTATCATCTCCCAGATTCCCAACGTTATCTACGCCGTCTCGGTGGGACGCACCCGGGTGTTCCGGACTCCGCTGGGAACGGTCTCCATCCATCATCTCCAGCCGGAGTTCTTTTTCGGCTTCGAGGTTACGGAGACAGCGGGTGTGGCGATGGCTACTCCCGAAAAGGCGCTCCTGGATTATCTGTATCTGAGACCGGCCCGCTCCAATTTGTTCCGCGCCCTGCCCGAACTCGAGCTGCCGTCGAGGTTCAACGTCAAGTCAGCGCGGCGGATGATCCAGCGCATTCCCTCCGTCCGCCGGCGCACGCTGGTGGCGCGTGCATTCGACAAATTGACGGCCGGCGCTGCCGCAAGTTCACGGCAGCAATAG
- a CDS encoding zinc ribbon domain-containing protein, whose translation MPIYEYACPKCRVIFNFLSKRVDPDRLPVCPKCGNKKMTKQMSRFAMSRRLKEPAAKSDAAGDEPPMPDFDDPRVERAMMELERDMEHVDENNPRHMAHMMRKMKDLMPPGTVPKELDVAIKRLEAGEDPEKIEEDMGDVLGDLMGGEKGGPGGGAYTHDSGLYDY comes from the coding sequence ATGCCAATCTATGAATATGCCTGCCCGAAGTGCCGGGTGATTTTCAATTTCCTGTCCAAGCGGGTCGATCCAGACCGGTTGCCTGTCTGTCCCAAGTGCGGCAACAAGAAGATGACCAAACAGATGAGCCGGTTTGCCATGTCACGGCGGCTGAAGGAGCCGGCGGCGAAAAGCGACGCAGCCGGTGATGAACCGCCGATGCCGGATTTTGATGACCCGCGCGTCGAGCGGGCGATGATGGAACTCGAACGCGATATGGAGCATGTCGATGAGAATAATCCGCGCCACATGGCCCACATGATGCGCAAGATGAAAGACCTGATGCCTCCAGGCACGGTGCCCAAGGAACTGGACGTTGCCATCAAACGGCTCGAAGCCGGGGAAGACCCGGAAAAGATCGAAGAAGATATGGGCGATGTGCTGGGCGATCTCATGGGAGGCGAAAAAGGCGGTCCAGGCGGAGGCGCTTATACCCACGACAGCGGGTTGTATGATTACTGA
- a CDS encoding MFS transporter produces MFSRRLKTGYFALEALNSFATVYYFYYLYFFMQKVYGFGNKTNLMLAALNGASYALFAWWAGKFAQRYGYFNALKLGFAIMIGALAIGSQMRLAGGHIVTMVLTVLGMSFTWPTLEALISEGEPRAGLQHMVGIYNVVWAATAAVANFSGGAMLEELGLHSLFYVPIGAQLIQLGLTLWLESEARPSPKFSQASKAARERGEAPGAPRLPALFEDASNPPAQNAGTRRIPDTSRGALLSAPMAGEIPAPPPLWASLAGNLEPEKAVRQVPRGLTTSKAKTFLRMAWLANPFAYIGINTLIAVIPGVARRLDLTTMTAGFCCSVWCFSRVGAFVVLWLWDAWHYRFRWLLAAYVGLIGSFSTILLAPNLVVLISAQLLFGIAVGLIYYSSLFYSMDSSDTKGEHGGIHEAVIGLGNFAGPAVGAAALQFLPQYTYSGALAVTALLLCGLGGLTAIWRTGKVR; encoded by the coding sequence ATGTTTTCGCGCCGGCTAAAAACAGGTTACTTCGCTCTCGAAGCGTTAAACTCCTTCGCGACGGTTTATTACTTCTATTACCTGTACTTTTTCATGCAGAAGGTTTATGGTTTTGGCAACAAAACCAACCTGATGCTGGCGGCGCTGAACGGGGCCAGTTACGCCCTGTTTGCGTGGTGGGCGGGGAAATTCGCCCAGCGCTACGGCTATTTTAACGCGCTGAAGTTGGGCTTTGCGATCATGATCGGCGCATTGGCTATTGGGAGCCAAATGCGCCTGGCCGGCGGCCATATCGTCACAATGGTCTTGACGGTCCTGGGGATGTCCTTTACCTGGCCAACGCTCGAAGCCCTTATCAGCGAGGGTGAGCCGAGGGCGGGTCTGCAGCACATGGTAGGCATCTATAATGTGGTTTGGGCCGCCACGGCTGCTGTGGCCAACTTTAGCGGAGGGGCCATGCTGGAAGAGCTCGGCCTGCACAGCCTGTTTTATGTTCCGATTGGCGCCCAACTGATTCAACTGGGGCTGACACTCTGGCTTGAATCAGAAGCTCGCCCTAGCCCGAAGTTTTCACAAGCGAGCAAAGCCGCACGCGAACGAGGCGAAGCCCCTGGAGCGCCCCGCCTTCCTGCCCTCTTCGAGGATGCCAGCAACCCGCCGGCCCAAAACGCCGGGACACGGCGTATTCCGGACACGTCCCGAGGCGCTTTGCTTTCGGCGCCGATGGCCGGCGAGATTCCTGCTCCGCCTCCTTTATGGGCGAGTTTGGCGGGCAACTTGGAGCCAGAGAAAGCCGTGCGGCAGGTTCCGCGCGGGCTTACGACATCAAAGGCGAAAACGTTTCTGCGAATGGCCTGGCTTGCGAATCCATTTGCCTACATCGGCATCAATACTTTAATCGCCGTCATTCCCGGTGTGGCCCGCCGGCTCGATTTGACGACGATGACAGCCGGGTTCTGTTGTTCGGTGTGGTGCTTCTCGCGGGTCGGGGCCTTCGTTGTGTTATGGCTTTGGGACGCCTGGCATTACCGGTTTCGCTGGTTGCTGGCCGCTTATGTGGGGCTCATCGGCAGCTTCAGCACCATCCTGCTGGCCCCAAACCTGGTGGTTCTGATTTCGGCCCAGCTCCTCTTTGGCATTGCGGTCGGGCTCATCTATTACTCGTCCTTGTTCTATTCGATGGACAGCAGCGATACCAAAGGCGAGCACGGCGGGATTCATGAAGCGGTCATTGGGCTGGGCAACTTCGCCGGCCCGGCGGTGGGCGCCGCCGCCTTGCAATTTCTGCCCCAATATACCTATAGCGGCGCGCTGGCCGTAACCGCGCTTTTGCTTTGCGGTCTGGGGGGGCTAACAGCTATCTGGCGGACCGGCAAAGTGCGCTGA
- a CDS encoding response regulator, whose product MNVRAIIADDEPLARERVRSLLAGEPDIEVLAECANGAQTLKAVQQHRPDLLFLDVQMPRLNGFEVIEALEPEQAPVVIFTTAHDEHAIRAFEVNALDYLLKPFTEARFKLAVQRAREQLAKGAEQLRPSQQLAALLTHVHAATPGGGRILVRTPERILFLKPEEIDHVEAAGNYVLLHAGKERHIVRETTAAMEARLAPAGFMRISRSIIVNLSRIREVQPLGPGQYSVLLKTGARLDMTCSLGELQARLASV is encoded by the coding sequence ATGAACGTGCGCGCCATCATTGCCGATGATGAACCGCTGGCGCGCGAGCGGGTCCGCTCGCTCCTTGCCGGCGAACCGGACATCGAGGTGCTTGCGGAATGCGCCAACGGCGCCCAGACCTTGAAAGCCGTTCAGCAGCATCGGCCTGACCTGCTTTTTTTGGATGTGCAAATGCCGCGGCTCAACGGATTCGAAGTCATCGAGGCCCTTGAGCCCGAACAGGCGCCGGTGGTAATTTTCACAACCGCCCATGACGAGCACGCCATCCGGGCCTTTGAAGTCAATGCCCTGGATTATTTGCTCAAACCGTTTACGGAGGCGCGTTTCAAATTGGCCGTGCAGCGCGCCCGGGAGCAGTTGGCAAAAGGGGCCGAACAACTCCGGCCCTCTCAGCAATTGGCGGCGCTGCTAACCCACGTCCATGCGGCCACTCCCGGCGGAGGCCGTATCCTGGTCCGAACGCCCGAGCGCATCCTGTTTCTCAAGCCCGAAGAAATCGACCATGTCGAGGCCGCCGGCAATTACGTCCTGCTGCATGCGGGCAAGGAGCGGCACATTGTGCGGGAGACCACCGCCGCCATGGAGGCCCGGCTTGCTCCAGCCGGCTTCATGCGCATCAGCCGGTCGATTATTGTCAACCTGAGCCGGATTCGCGAGGTCCAGCCGCTCGGCCCGGGCCAATACTCGGTGCTGCTCAAAACCGGAGCGCGCCTGGACATGACGTGCAGCTTGGGTGAATTGCAGGCTCGCCTCGCCTCGGTGTGA
- a CDS encoding histidine kinase: MSSPDRKLADAPRLFRRRRLVLTGLVVWTGFVVLALWWLLRTNAGPSVWIVDQRDSLQPATAQRVQAFFKADLGLQRIYCWLLFGPYAALAAFYFPLERGHLRLNLPLNLAACAGFLAACHVLNAWISMKGANVVIVTSRNSGPLGGTNNIPMVGIAGRESGSGPLEKVETRRLFLSDSNGAFDGITVQGLQGAKEPGLTKLFRQLPPGIKPPLVPPGLINASLISGALDLLAYGALLGLAHSVHFYRRFRDRERRALFLESHFASARLNALRAQLQPHFLFNSLNAIATLLRRDPRLAEATLLSLSDLLRLALSQSERQEISLREEMNFVQRYLEIQQTRFGDRLRVEQDIEPAALDCLVPALLLQPLVENAIRHGIEPSEKSGLVRLTAQRRTSSLVLTVEDDGVGLSGSGLGSHAAKPAGPQLNTNGLAGGNGIGLANLRARLETLYGKGQALELAPRSEGGLTVRIVVPLRLVSSCETRASVNPP; encoded by the coding sequence CCGGTTGGTCCTGACCGGATTAGTTGTCTGGACAGGTTTTGTGGTGCTGGCCCTGTGGTGGCTCCTGCGAACCAACGCGGGACCTTCGGTCTGGATTGTCGATCAAAGAGACTCGCTGCAGCCTGCCACGGCTCAACGGGTCCAGGCATTTTTTAAGGCGGACCTGGGTTTACAGCGGATTTACTGCTGGCTTTTATTTGGCCCTTATGCCGCGCTCGCAGCCTTCTACTTTCCTCTCGAACGCGGCCACCTTCGGCTGAATTTGCCGCTGAACCTGGCGGCATGCGCAGGCTTTCTTGCCGCATGCCACGTCCTCAACGCATGGATAAGCATGAAAGGTGCAAACGTTGTGATTGTCACCTCACGCAACTCAGGCCCCCTGGGCGGCACCAACAACATTCCAATGGTGGGGATAGCCGGAAGAGAGTCTGGAAGCGGGCCACTGGAAAAGGTGGAAACCCGGCGGTTATTCCTGTCCGATTCCAATGGGGCTTTCGACGGTATCACCGTGCAAGGACTTCAAGGCGCCAAGGAACCGGGCCTGACGAAATTGTTTCGCCAACTGCCTCCCGGAATTAAACCGCCTTTGGTTCCCCCGGGCCTGATTAATGCGAGCCTCATCTCCGGTGCGCTGGACCTGCTGGCCTACGGGGCGCTCCTGGGGTTGGCGCACTCGGTCCATTTTTACCGCCGGTTCCGCGACCGCGAGCGCCGAGCCCTCTTCCTCGAATCGCACTTTGCCAGCGCCCGCCTCAATGCCTTGCGAGCGCAATTGCAGCCGCATTTTCTCTTCAACAGCTTAAATGCCATCGCCACGTTGCTCCGGCGCGACCCGCGCCTGGCGGAGGCGACACTCCTGTCTCTCAGCGATCTGCTGCGCCTGGCCCTCAGCCAGTCCGAAAGGCAGGAGATTTCTCTTCGCGAAGAGATGAATTTTGTGCAGCGTTATCTTGAAATCCAGCAAACCCGCTTTGGAGACCGGTTGCGAGTCGAGCAGGACATTGAGCCCGCGGCGCTGGATTGCCTGGTGCCGGCGCTGCTGCTGCAGCCCTTGGTCGAAAATGCCATCCGCCACGGCATCGAGCCCTCGGAGAAATCCGGGCTGGTGCGGCTGACAGCCCAGCGGCGAACTTCGAGCCTGGTCTTAACCGTGGAAGACGACGGAGTGGGGCTGAGCGGCAGCGGGCTTGGCTCACACGCAGCGAAACCGGCAGGCCCTCAGCTTAACACCAACGGCCTGGCAGGGGGCAACGGAATCGGCTTGGCGAACCTGCGGGCTCGTCTTGAGACGCTCTATGGCAAAGGGCAGGCGCTCGAACTGGCTCCTCGTTCTGAAGGAGGACTCACTGTGCGCATCGTAGTCCCCCTTCGGCTGGTGAGTTCGTGTGAAACTCGGGCCAGTGTGAATCCGCCATGA